In bacterium, one genomic interval encodes:
- a CDS encoding GxxExxY protein, with amino-acid sequence MEKSREDELTDKIIGACINVHKELGPGFLESVYHNALRVELARQNLAFESEKEIKIFYQDVEVGIHRLDLFVEGEIV; translated from the coding sequence ATGGAGAAATCGAGAGAAGATGAATTAACTGATAAAATCATTGGTGCTTGTATCAATGTTCACAAGGAGTTAGGGCCTGGTTTTTTAGAGAGTGTTTATCACAATGCTTTGAGAGTTGAACTTGCAAGACAAAATTTGGCTTTTGAATCAGAGAAAGAAATCAAAATTTTCTATCAGGATGTTGAGGTTGGTATTCATAGACTTGATCTTTTTGTTGAAGGTGAAATTGT